CAACTACGAGCGACTACTGACTTCAGCGGCACTCATCAGCATTTCAGATCATTTGGACATTCCCAAAGACGTTTCAGGACTCGTCGATTAAGTTAACTCCTCTGCTGGATAAGATGGCCGCATCTGGATTACAGCTGCTTGGATTTTTTCTCTCCCTGGTCGGAGTCGGTGCCACTGCTGCCGCCACTGTTATGGTGGACTGGAAGAAGCTGGTCCAGGGCAAGCACCGCTCCTATGAGGGCTTATGGATGTCCTGTGGTGGAGTCCAAGACAGAGCCACCTGTGAAATTTACCATTCCTTTATCAAACtgccaggtaggtttggattgCACCCCAGCTTACAACAGGGGCTGTAATTAGTCAGAAATGTCTCTTTTTGACaaagtaaaaatgtttgtgtggaATTACTTCCAGCTTTTTGTTGAGCTTTTGCAAGCAAAAATGTTCTAAATCTGATATTTAATGTATAATCTACATTTACAGTTTAGCAAACGTTCCCATATTTGTGCTTCTGTTTCCTTTAGATGAGATTCAAGCAACCAGGATAGCGTTGCCACTCAGCctcttcctctctgctctgGCAATGCTCGTCTCCACAGTGGGGATGAAGTGCACCCACTTCATGGACGGTGCCTCGCAGAGCAAATCTGTGACAGCGATGATCGGGGGAATCATGTTCATGCTCTCAGGTGCGTTCAGATCTAAACTAACACATGAAACCAAAATTAAATGAGTGGAGAGACGACTAATGTATTCACAACAATGGGCTGCAGTGATGGACAATATCATGTGCTGTCTGTGATTAGGTTTATTgaccatcatcatcacctcCTGGTTTGTCAAAGTTGTTCTTCAGAACTTTTATCATTCGCCTCCTCTAATCAGGTACAGCTGACACATATCGTCACACATGAACCCTGTGAGCAAACATGCAGCACGCTAAGTTAgtgtttatttgctctctccGGCAGATCTGAGTTTGGTAATGCCGTGTTTGTGAGCTGGGCCGGTGGACTGCTCACTCTGACTGGTGGTGCTTTCCTGAGCTGTCGGAGATGCACGACCATGTCCTCGGTGTCCATAAGCTCCAGCCGTCTGCTTCCCACCAGTGATCCAAAGTCCAACTACGTCTAGTTGaaagcaaagaagaagaaaaaactttcTACATTCACTGAATAATGAGGTCACATCAGGATCGGTCGTCGTGTGTTGTTTCCCACAGTAAAGATGTGAAGGTTCAACATTGAAATTTCTTCTGTAATTACAGATTTATGTTAGTGAAGGACCCTGTCGTCCTCCTGCACTCTTATAAAATCATCACGTTTATAATAAGCTTTAAATAAGATTTGCTTTCATAATTTAAAGTGTGGCCATAAAGTGCAGTACTTTCTGTTGTACTTTGATCTGTTTGTGTCTAAAGTGTGTGATTCATTTCGTAACTTGtcagtttttttattgtttgcataattaaataaaattgttttgtttttgttttttttctcgtcTGGGTTTTCCTGTGTTTGATCAATGATATTTAAAgcttgaacattttaaaaaggtgcCTTTGTGAAGACAAActttatatgaagttatttaagtttgttatttattattagatgctgacaaaaacaaaaacccacaaccATGAAGCCACTGCACTTTTTAATGGAGGGAGAATTTGGAGGTTGTGCCATACGTGCAACAATACAAAAGCATCATGTATCAGCTGCATACTCTTCAGTAGTCTAGCCAGCGTCATCCTCTacgctgttgcatgctggggcagcaggttAAGTGTCGCAGGTGGCAACAAACTCAATAAACTGATTTGCACGGCCAGGAATGCTGAGTGGACGGAGCTAAGGTGGTGTCAGAGaggcggatgttgtccaagataaggacAACGCTCCATGATGTGCTGGCCAATCACAGGAGCACGCTCAgcgagagactgagattacccaaaTGCGCCACTGAGCCACACAGGAAATGATTCCTGACCGTGGCCGTCTGGCTGTACAGCTCCTCCATCTAATGAACAGTCACACGGCAGTAGTCGTACACATCCTTCATCGTGCACATCCTTCATCGTGCACATCCTTCATCGTGCACACCCTTCATCGTGCACAAGCTTCATCGTGCACGTCCTCTGCAGAGAAAATAACAAGCTTTACAGTTTGGTAAGAGGGCGCC
The window above is part of the Maylandia zebra isolate NMK-2024a linkage group LG23, Mzebra_GT3a, whole genome shotgun sequence genome. Proteins encoded here:
- the LOC101479693 gene encoding claudin-7, translating into MAASGLQLLGFFLSLVGVGATAAATVMVDWKKLVQGKHRSYEGLWMSCGGVQDRATCEIYHSFIKLPDEIQATRIALPLSLFLSALAMLVSTVGMKCTHFMDGASQSKSVTAMIGGIMFMLSGLLTIIITSWFVKVVLQNFYHSPPLIRSEFGNAVFVSWAGGLLTLTGGAFLSCRRCTTMSSVSISSSRLLPTSDPKSNYV